A section of the Agrococcus sp. SGAir0287 genome encodes:
- a CDS encoding ABC transporter substrate-binding protein, protein MQRPIRAIAALAVAGVALAGCATSDPTGSGGGEAAGDGEIVIGSNAFPEAEILAYIYGIALEDGGLDVSYTLSIGARQQTFPALEDGSITLQPEYTGNLLNYLDESNTLTDPQEVADALDTALEGTGLVAYDYAEAQDQDAYVVTSEYAEANGLESIADLAPLQPFTLGSNPQFAELPYGIPGLERAYGITDVEFVQFEDYGGPATVQALLDGTVDVADIYTTSPALEQYGLVVLDDPEQIIAAQNIVPVLSESIASDQVEEILNGISAELTTDDLIALRTRVEGDETAAPETAARDWLVEKGLIDG, encoded by the coding sequence ATGCAGCGTCCCATCCGTGCCATCGCGGCCCTCGCCGTCGCGGGCGTCGCCCTCGCAGGCTGCGCCACGTCCGACCCCACCGGCAGCGGCGGAGGCGAGGCGGCCGGCGACGGCGAGATCGTCATCGGCTCCAACGCCTTCCCCGAGGCCGAGATCCTCGCCTACATCTACGGCATCGCGCTGGAGGACGGCGGCCTCGACGTCTCCTACACGCTCTCGATCGGCGCGCGGCAGCAGACGTTCCCCGCGCTCGAGGACGGCTCGATCACGCTCCAGCCGGAGTACACGGGCAACCTGCTGAACTACCTCGACGAGAGCAACACGCTCACCGACCCGCAGGAGGTCGCCGACGCGCTCGACACGGCCCTCGAGGGCACGGGGCTCGTCGCCTACGACTACGCCGAGGCGCAGGACCAGGACGCGTACGTCGTCACGAGCGAGTACGCCGAGGCGAACGGCCTCGAGTCGATCGCCGACCTGGCGCCGCTGCAGCCCTTCACGCTCGGCTCCAACCCGCAGTTCGCCGAGCTGCCCTACGGCATCCCCGGCCTCGAGCGCGCCTACGGCATCACCGACGTCGAGTTCGTGCAGTTCGAGGACTACGGCGGGCCGGCGACGGTGCAGGCCCTCCTCGACGGCACCGTCGACGTCGCCGACATCTACACGACGAGCCCCGCGCTCGAGCAGTACGGCCTCGTCGTGCTCGACGACCCCGAGCAGATCATCGCGGCGCAGAACATCGTCCCGGTCCTCTCCGAGTCGATCGCGTCCGACCAGGTCGAGGAGATCCTGAACGGCATCTCCGCCGAGCTGACGACCGACGACCTCATCGCGCTGCGCACGCGCGTCGAGGGCGACGAGACGGCCGCTCCCGAGACCGCGGCTCGCGACTGGCTCGTCGAGAAGGGCCTCATCGACGGCTAG
- the cydB gene encoding cytochrome d ubiquinol oxidase subunit II translates to MDLQLVWFCIVGVMFVAYFVLDGFDFGVGMAMPVLSRDDVDRRHMINTIAPVWDLNETWLIIGGAALFAAFPEWYATMFSGFYVPLLLILLALIVRAVSFEWRHQHDDTRWRRAWDACIVAGSVLPPLLWGVAFANLAHGVALEPHLGGALMVDGLGALLHPYALLGGLALVALCFAHGVVFTALKTDGDLQRRAIRLSRLALPAAIVVGGGFVAWTIALVPAAGVVAAAAVAAIALVVALLAALRTREGIAFAATAVAIAAAVATILLALALRDGGPYVMPASNPVGDFAGLTIRNASSSEYTLQVMTWAAVAAMPLVAAYQIWTYWVFRRRVLRQTIAAAAH, encoded by the coding sequence ATGGACCTGCAGCTCGTCTGGTTCTGCATCGTCGGCGTCATGTTCGTCGCGTACTTCGTGCTCGACGGCTTCGACTTCGGCGTCGGCATGGCGATGCCCGTGCTCTCGAGGGATGACGTCGACCGACGGCACATGATCAACACGATCGCGCCCGTGTGGGACCTCAACGAGACGTGGCTCATCATCGGCGGCGCCGCGCTCTTCGCGGCGTTCCCCGAGTGGTACGCGACGATGTTCTCGGGCTTCTACGTGCCGCTGCTGCTCATCCTGCTCGCGCTCATCGTGCGCGCCGTGTCGTTCGAGTGGCGGCACCAGCACGACGACACGCGCTGGCGGCGGGCGTGGGATGCGTGCATCGTGGCCGGGTCGGTGCTGCCGCCGCTGCTGTGGGGCGTCGCGTTCGCGAACCTCGCGCACGGCGTGGCGCTGGAGCCGCACCTCGGCGGCGCGCTCATGGTCGACGGCCTCGGCGCGCTGCTGCATCCCTACGCCCTGCTCGGCGGCCTCGCGCTCGTCGCGCTCTGCTTCGCGCACGGCGTCGTCTTCACGGCCCTCAAGACCGACGGCGACCTGCAGCGCCGTGCGATCCGGCTGTCGCGCCTCGCGCTGCCCGCCGCGATCGTGGTCGGCGGCGGCTTCGTCGCGTGGACGATCGCCCTCGTGCCCGCCGCCGGGGTGGTCGCGGCCGCCGCCGTCGCTGCGATCGCGCTCGTCGTCGCGCTGCTGGCTGCCCTCCGCACCCGTGAGGGCATCGCCTTCGCGGCGACCGCCGTCGCGATCGCCGCGGCGGTCGCGACGATCCTGCTCGCCCTCGCCCTGCGCGACGGCGGCCCCTACGTCATGCCCGCGTCGAACCCCGTCGGCGACTTCGCAGGCCTCACGATCCGCAACGCCTCGAGCTCCGAGTACACGCTCCAGGTCATGACGTGGGCGGCCGTCGCGGCGATGCCGCTCGTCGCGGCCTACCAGATCTGGACGTACTGGGTGTTCCGCAGGCGCGTGCTGCGGCAGACGATCGCCGCCGCGGCGCACTGA
- a CDS encoding cytochrome ubiquinol oxidase subunit I, whose product MDDLLDPLSLARWQFALTTIYHFLFVPITLGTVWLVAAFQTVWLRTGELAWLRLTHLFGRIFLINFAIGVATGIVQEFQFGMNWSDYSRFVGDVFGAPLAFEGLIAFAFEATFIGLWIFGWDKLPPKVHLACIYLTGIGTAASAYFILAANAFMQNPVGFEMNEELGRAQLTDIGAVLTNPVAVAAFPHTMFGAFMVAGTVAVAVAAWHLKRGQHVDTMRKALRVGLWTTLVATGLTFVAGDAVSLAMVEAQPMKMAAAEALYDTATGADASFSVFSIGTPDGSSEIFSFRIPYLLALLSTHDPNGTVEGINDLQAEYVAAFGPGDYTPTIWITYWSFRWMIGLGAVTGLVALVGLWITRRGREVPRWAWTVAIWTVPLPLLAMIVGWIFTEMGRQPWLVFSLLRTEDGVSPGTTSGEVLLSLVAFTVVYGVLGVINFTLLRKTAQAGPPEAPALDEDGRPEQPVTVY is encoded by the coding sequence TTGGACGACCTGCTCGACCCTCTGTCGCTCGCGCGTTGGCAGTTCGCGCTCACGACGATCTACCACTTCCTCTTCGTGCCGATCACCCTCGGCACCGTGTGGCTCGTCGCGGCCTTCCAGACCGTGTGGCTGCGCACGGGCGAGCTCGCGTGGCTGCGGCTCACCCACCTGTTCGGCCGCATCTTCCTCATCAACTTCGCGATCGGCGTCGCGACCGGCATCGTGCAGGAGTTCCAGTTCGGCATGAACTGGTCGGACTACTCGCGCTTCGTCGGCGACGTCTTCGGCGCCCCGCTCGCGTTCGAGGGGCTCATCGCCTTCGCGTTCGAGGCCACGTTCATCGGCCTGTGGATCTTCGGCTGGGACAAGCTGCCCCCGAAGGTGCACCTCGCGTGCATCTACCTCACGGGCATCGGCACCGCCGCGTCGGCGTACTTCATCCTCGCCGCGAACGCGTTCATGCAGAACCCCGTCGGGTTCGAGATGAACGAGGAGCTCGGGCGTGCCCAGCTCACCGACATCGGTGCCGTGCTCACGAACCCGGTCGCGGTCGCGGCCTTCCCGCACACGATGTTCGGCGCCTTCATGGTCGCGGGCACCGTCGCCGTCGCCGTCGCCGCGTGGCACCTCAAGCGCGGCCAGCACGTCGACACCATGCGCAAGGCGCTGCGCGTGGGGCTGTGGACCACCCTGGTCGCGACGGGGCTGACGTTCGTCGCCGGCGACGCGGTCTCGCTCGCGATGGTCGAGGCGCAGCCGATGAAGATGGCGGCCGCGGAGGCGCTCTACGACACCGCGACGGGCGCCGACGCGTCGTTCTCCGTCTTCTCCATCGGCACGCCGGACGGATCGAGCGAGATCTTCTCCTTCCGCATCCCGTACCTCCTCGCACTGCTGTCGACGCACGACCCGAACGGCACCGTCGAGGGCATCAACGACCTGCAGGCCGAGTACGTCGCGGCGTTCGGGCCCGGCGACTACACCCCGACGATCTGGATCACCTACTGGTCGTTCCGCTGGATGATCGGCCTCGGCGCCGTCACGGGGCTCGTCGCGCTCGTGGGGCTGTGGATCACCAGGAGGGGCCGCGAGGTGCCGCGCTGGGCGTGGACCGTCGCGATCTGGACCGTGCCGCTGCCGCTGCTGGCGATGATCGTCGGCTGGATCTTCACGGAGATGGGCAGGCAGCCGTGGCTCGTCTTCTCCCTCCTGCGCACGGAGGACGGCGTGAGCCCGGGCACGACGAGCGGCGAGGTGCTGCTGTCGCTCGTGGCCTTCACCGTCGTGTACGGGGTGCTCGGGGTCATCAACTTCACCCTGCTCCGCAAGACCGCGCAGGCGGGTCCGCCCGAGGCGCCCGCGCTCGACGAGGACGGCCGCCCCGAGCAGCCGGTCACGGTGTACTGA
- a CDS encoding ABC transporter ATP-binding protein: MITFEQVSKRYGDAVAVRDCSLEVPPRTCTVLVGSSGSGKTTLMRMVNRMVDPTSGRVLIDGEDVATKDPVRLRRGIGYVLQAAGLLPHRTVWQNVATVPMLDGTGRRDARARALELLATVGLDADLADRYPHQLSGGQQQRVGVARALAADPNILLMDEPFGAVDPIVRLELQRETRRLQRDLGKTVLFVTHDIQEAFALADQVVVLEKEGVIAQAGTPAEIVAAPANDFVREFIGASAGERSLHVQEVDGRQVVVDRDGTPLGTLDAA; the protein is encoded by the coding sequence GTGATCACCTTCGAGCAGGTCTCCAAGCGCTACGGCGACGCCGTCGCCGTCCGTGACTGCTCCCTCGAGGTCCCGCCGCGCACCTGCACGGTGCTCGTCGGCTCGTCGGGATCCGGCAAGACGACGCTCATGCGGATGGTGAACCGCATGGTCGACCCGACCTCCGGTCGCGTCCTCATCGACGGCGAGGACGTCGCGACCAAGGATCCCGTGCGCCTGCGCCGCGGCATCGGCTACGTGCTGCAGGCCGCCGGCCTGCTGCCGCACCGCACCGTGTGGCAGAACGTCGCGACGGTGCCGATGCTCGACGGGACCGGGAGGCGCGACGCGCGGGCGCGGGCGCTCGAGCTGCTCGCGACGGTCGGCCTCGACGCCGACCTCGCCGATCGCTACCCCCACCAGCTCTCGGGCGGGCAGCAGCAGCGCGTCGGCGTCGCGCGCGCGCTCGCCGCCGACCCCAACATCCTGCTCATGGACGAGCCGTTCGGCGCCGTCGACCCCATCGTGCGCCTCGAGCTGCAGCGCGAGACGCGCAGGCTGCAGCGCGACCTCGGCAAGACCGTGCTCTTCGTCACCCACGACATCCAGGAGGCGTTCGCCCTCGCCGACCAGGTGGTCGTGCTCGAGAAGGAGGGCGTGATCGCGCAGGCGGGCACGCCTGCCGAGATCGTCGCGGCGCCCGCGAACGACTTCGTGCGCGAGTTCATCGGCGCGAGCGCGGGGGAGCGGTCGCTGCACGTGCAGGAGGTCGACGGCAGGCAGGTCGTCGTCGATCGCGACGGCACGCCGCTCGGCACCCTCGACGCAGCCTGA
- a CDS encoding ABC transporter permease, whose protein sequence is MDWVIANWNQVWDLTLNHARLSVAPIVVGFLVAVPLGRLAAGNRAARGIILSTGSALYAIPSLPLFLILPLILATRTLDEINLTVALTLYAIAIMVRSATDAFQSLPPATIGAATAIGYGRAGRFWRVELPLAGPVLLAGLRVVSVSTVAMVTVGALIGSDNLGYLFTNGRATNNVDSVLAGLVGTVVLAAIFDLVLQLAGRLAMPWRR, encoded by the coding sequence ATGGACTGGGTCATCGCGAACTGGAACCAGGTCTGGGACCTGACGCTCAACCACGCCCGCCTGTCCGTCGCGCCCATCGTCGTCGGCTTCCTCGTCGCCGTGCCGCTCGGCAGGCTCGCGGCGGGCAATCGCGCCGCACGCGGCATCATCCTGTCGACGGGCAGCGCGCTCTACGCCATCCCGTCGCTGCCCCTCTTCCTCATCCTCCCGCTCATCCTCGCGACGCGGACGCTCGACGAGATCAACCTCACCGTCGCACTCACGCTCTACGCGATCGCGATCATGGTCCGCAGCGCCACCGACGCGTTCCAGTCGCTGCCGCCCGCGACCATCGGCGCCGCGACCGCGATCGGCTACGGTCGCGCCGGTCGCTTCTGGCGTGTCGAGCTGCCGCTCGCCGGGCCCGTGCTGCTCGCCGGGCTCCGCGTCGTGTCGGTCTCGACGGTCGCGATGGTGACGGTCGGCGCGCTCATCGGCAGCGACAACCTCGGCTACCTCTTCACGAACGGCCGCGCGACGAACAACGTCGACTCGGTGCTCGCCGGTCTCGTCGGCACCGTCGTGCTCGCCGCGATCTTCGACCTCGTCCTGCAGCTCGCCGGCCGACTCGCCATGCCCTGGAGGCGCTGA
- a CDS encoding TetR/AcrR family transcriptional regulator, whose amino-acid sequence MPMPMSVHPDAASVAVRSEPVQPRAAARIEALLDAAAHCVDDVGSELLTTAMVAKSAGASIGTVYRYFPDRIAVLVALAGRNLERLRARFERTLSDPDHASWEDAVTALLRDFIGAYREIPSFRSVRTGDWLDVGAERPADSTDLIAAETLAVLVARFGVPDDDAARAALRRGFRVADALVMFAFQRDRFGDEEMLQMALDHGLMEAKVGLAPRS is encoded by the coding sequence ATGCCCATGCCCATGTCGGTGCACCCGGACGCCGCATCGGTGGCGGTCCGCAGCGAGCCCGTGCAGCCGAGGGCCGCCGCGCGCATCGAGGCCCTGCTCGACGCGGCGGCGCACTGCGTCGACGACGTCGGCTCCGAGCTGCTCACGACCGCGATGGTCGCGAAGTCGGCCGGCGCCTCCATCGGCACGGTCTACCGCTACTTCCCGGACCGCATCGCGGTGCTCGTCGCGCTCGCCGGTCGCAACCTCGAGCGGCTCCGCGCCCGGTTCGAGCGCACGCTCAGCGACCCCGACCATGCCTCCTGGGAGGACGCGGTCACCGCGCTGCTGCGCGACTTCATCGGCGCCTACCGCGAGATCCCGTCGTTCCGGTCCGTGCGCACCGGCGACTGGCTCGACGTCGGCGCGGAGCGCCCCGCGGACTCGACCGACCTCATCGCCGCCGAGACCCTCGCAGTGCTCGTCGCGCGCTTCGGCGTGCCCGACGACGACGCGGCGCGCGCCGCGCTGCGCCGCGGCTTCCGCGTCGCGGACGCCCTCGTGATGTTCGCCTTCCAGCGCGACCGGTTCGGCGACGAGGAGATGCTGCAGATGGCGCTCGATCACGGCCTCATGGAGGCCAAGGTCGGCTTGGCGCCGCGATCGTGA
- a CDS encoding acyltransferase family protein, translating to MPHPTQLEARTSSPEPTRVVRLDMQVLRAIAVALVLAYHLWPAALPGGFVGVDVFFVISGTLITAHLLREAEATGRVRLARFWSNRARRLLPLAFTVLAATAIVAWLVAPPSQLEAILRHVVASTLYVENWLLASDSVDYLAAQQAPLPTQHFWSLSVEEQLYLVWPLIVLAAAMLGARHASRRRRRDRARAVRRVVAVALAVVLVGSFAHSLVATWSEPGAAYFATTTRAWEFAAGGLLAFAFDATGRQSTDRLGLALRVAGAWLGLALVVGGAFAISGSTPYPGVAALLPVVGTVLLVAGGAIDRVWAPGGLARIRPLVWLGDVSYGVYLWHWPLIVLLPAVVGPLTIGWQLLVVVATIALAAVSRRVVEDPFRFRPVWRARPWRGFAIAAVGSAVVLALAGSGLVAVQVERERSETLAAAALEEALDEALASPPPASPSASPGLPTPSASVPPPDPAQPLVPTIGARGTDFANMYDCFDLNGSGPYICPYGVQTDPAFDVALIGDSHGAHLVPGMWRAVNELGGRLTTYLGILCDAPQEPECAGGDEMVSQILASQPDLVIATSARISTHSDEELHAFWDLLRDAGLPLLLVAGPPQHSADAFACVDASGGDPVAAAACLTPLDEALDEIPNRVTPYALEHDVPLVDMTAPLCDAEGCHSVVGNVVVYMDTPASHVTGTYSRTLQPLWMQRITELVG from the coding sequence GTGCCCCACCCCACGCAGCTCGAGGCGCGCACGTCGTCGCCCGAGCCCACGCGCGTCGTCCGCCTCGACATGCAGGTGCTGCGCGCGATCGCCGTCGCGCTCGTGCTCGCGTACCACCTGTGGCCCGCAGCCCTGCCGGGCGGCTTCGTCGGCGTCGACGTCTTCTTCGTGATCTCGGGCACCCTCATCACCGCTCACCTGCTGCGCGAGGCGGAGGCCACCGGTCGCGTGCGCCTCGCGCGCTTCTGGTCCAACCGTGCCAGGCGACTGCTGCCCTTGGCCTTCACGGTGCTCGCCGCGACCGCGATCGTCGCATGGCTCGTCGCGCCGCCGTCGCAGCTCGAGGCCATCCTGCGGCACGTCGTCGCCTCGACGCTCTACGTGGAGAACTGGCTGCTCGCCTCCGACAGCGTCGACTACCTCGCCGCGCAGCAGGCCCCGCTGCCGACGCAGCACTTCTGGTCGCTCTCCGTCGAGGAGCAGCTCTACCTCGTCTGGCCGCTCATCGTGCTCGCGGCCGCGATGCTCGGCGCCCGCCATGCATCGCGTCGGCGCCGTCGCGACCGTGCCCGCGCCGTGCGGCGGGTGGTCGCGGTCGCGCTCGCCGTCGTGCTCGTGGGTTCGTTCGCCCACTCGCTCGTCGCGACGTGGAGCGAGCCCGGCGCCGCGTACTTCGCGACCACGACGCGCGCGTGGGAGTTCGCCGCCGGAGGCCTGCTCGCCTTCGCCTTCGATGCGACCGGTCGGCAGAGCACGGATCGACTCGGGCTCGCCCTGCGCGTCGCCGGCGCGTGGCTGGGACTCGCGCTCGTCGTGGGCGGCGCCTTCGCGATCTCGGGGTCGACGCCCTACCCGGGCGTCGCGGCGCTGCTGCCCGTGGTCGGCACGGTGCTCCTCGTCGCAGGCGGCGCGATCGATCGGGTCTGGGCGCCGGGCGGACTCGCGCGCATCCGACCGCTCGTGTGGCTCGGCGACGTGTCCTACGGCGTCTACCTGTGGCATTGGCCGCTCATCGTCCTGCTGCCCGCCGTCGTCGGCCCGCTGACGATCGGCTGGCAGCTGCTCGTCGTCGTCGCGACGATCGCGCTCGCCGCCGTGTCGCGACGAGTCGTCGAGGATCCGTTCCGGTTCCGCCCCGTGTGGCGCGCGCGCCCGTGGCGCGGGTTCGCGATCGCAGCCGTCGGCAGCGCCGTCGTGCTCGCCCTCGCCGGCTCCGGCCTCGTCGCGGTGCAGGTGGAGCGCGAGCGCTCCGAGACGCTTGCCGCAGCGGCGCTCGAGGAGGCGCTCGACGAGGCGCTCGCCTCGCCGCCACCCGCGTCGCCGAGCGCCTCGCCAGGGCTCCCGACGCCCTCGGCGAGCGTGCCTCCGCCCGATCCCGCCCAGCCCCTCGTGCCCACGATCGGCGCCCGCGGGACGGACTTCGCGAACATGTACGACTGCTTCGACCTGAACGGCAGCGGCCCCTACATCTGCCCGTACGGCGTCCAGACCGACCCCGCCTTCGACGTCGCGCTCATCGGAGACTCCCACGGCGCGCACCTGGTGCCGGGGATGTGGCGCGCCGTGAACGAGCTCGGGGGCCGGCTCACGACGTACCTCGGCATCCTGTGCGACGCGCCGCAGGAGCCCGAGTGCGCCGGCGGCGACGAGATGGTCTCGCAGATCCTCGCGAGCCAGCCGGATCTCGTCATCGCGACGTCCGCTCGCATCTCGACGCACAGCGACGAGGAGCTGCATGCGTTCTGGGATCTGCTGCGCGACGCCGGGCTGCCGCTCCTGCTCGTCGCGGGTCCGCCGCAGCACTCGGCGGATGCCTTCGCATGCGTCGACGCGTCCGGCGGCGACCCCGTGGCGGCGGCGGCGTGCCTCACGCCGCTCGACGAGGCGCTGGACGAGATCCCGAATCGGGTGACGCCGTACGCGCTCGAGCACGACGTCCCGCTCGTGGACATGACCGCACCCCTGTGCGACGCCGAGGGCTGCCACAGCGTGGTCGGCAACGTCGTCGTCTACATGGACACGCCGGCCTCCCACGTGACGGGCACGTACTCCCGCACCCTGCAGCCGCTCTGGATGCAGCGCATCACCGAGCTCGTCGGCTGA
- a CDS encoding SOS response-associated peptidase, with translation MAAEPSDLVALFEVDEMGDLPERSWNVAPTDPAPVVVEPPSRDGGPPSRRLEAARWGLVPAWAKDPSVGVKAINARSETVAERRTFAASLATRRAIVPASGWYEWRKPERTPFYVHADDERPIAFAGLYAWWRSPEGAWVLSSTILTAEATGRLAPLHDRMPVVLAPELWDTWLDAETEGDQDLVDAVVAAAAEQVESLTLREVGREVGNVRADGPDLVAPVADDRG, from the coding sequence ATGGCTGCGGAGCCCAGCGACCTCGTCGCCCTGTTCGAGGTCGACGAGATGGGCGATCTGCCCGAGCGGTCGTGGAACGTCGCGCCCACCGATCCCGCGCCCGTCGTCGTCGAGCCGCCGTCCCGAGACGGCGGGCCGCCGTCGCGCCGTCTCGAGGCCGCGAGGTGGGGTCTCGTCCCAGCGTGGGCGAAGGATCCGTCCGTCGGGGTCAAGGCGATCAACGCGCGCAGCGAGACGGTCGCCGAGCGGCGCACCTTCGCGGCCTCCCTCGCCACGCGGCGCGCGATCGTGCCCGCGAGCGGCTGGTACGAGTGGCGCAAGCCCGAGCGCACGCCGTTCTACGTGCACGCCGACGACGAGCGCCCCATCGCCTTCGCGGGCCTGTACGCCTGGTGGCGCAGCCCCGAGGGCGCGTGGGTGCTGTCGTCGACGATCCTCACCGCCGAGGCGACCGGTCGGCTCGCGCCGCTCCACGACCGCATGCCCGTCGTGCTCGCGCCCGAGCTGTGGGACACGTGGCTCGACGCGGAGACGGAGGGCGACCAGGACCTCGTGGACGCCGTCGTCGCCGCTGCGGCCGAGCAGGTCGAGTCGCTGACCCTGCGCGAGGTGGGCCGCGAGGTCGGGAACGTCCGGGCGGACGGGCCGGACCTCGTGGCGCCTGTCGCGGACGACCGCGGGTAG
- a CDS encoding App1 family protein produces MAELDPLAHVPDPILHRAARIEDWFQERREARALRSGRRPAVIPYAGYGGEGWVRVLCRVLLVTPGAEQRALYENMRGWRTFTSISLASAEVTVSSGSTTATVTADRGGVVDAVVPVSLEPGWQEITLSVPGSEPVQAPIFVVDPATRVGVVSDVDDTVMVTLLPRPMLAAWNAFVLDEHARRPVPGMAVLYDRVRRANPTAPFIYLSTGAWNVAPALRRFLSRNLYPAGPLLLTDWGPTHDRFFRSGQAHKRAQLRRLVRDFPDIRWLLVGDDGQHDESIYAAFAQEHPESVAAVAIRQLSPQEAVLAGGRKHERQDSSVPWHFAPNGGGLERSLRDAGIPLD; encoded by the coding sequence GTGGCTGAGCTCGACCCCCTGGCCCACGTGCCGGATCCGATCCTGCATCGCGCCGCACGCATCGAGGACTGGTTCCAGGAGCGCCGCGAGGCGCGGGCGCTGCGCAGCGGTCGCCGCCCCGCCGTCATCCCCTACGCCGGCTACGGCGGGGAGGGATGGGTGCGCGTGCTGTGCCGCGTGCTGCTCGTGACGCCGGGCGCCGAGCAGCGCGCGCTCTACGAGAACATGCGGGGCTGGCGCACGTTCACGTCCATCAGCCTCGCCTCGGCGGAGGTCACGGTCTCGTCGGGCTCGACGACCGCGACGGTCACCGCCGATCGCGGCGGGGTCGTCGACGCCGTCGTGCCCGTGTCGCTCGAGCCGGGATGGCAGGAGATCACGCTGTCGGTGCCCGGCTCGGAGCCCGTGCAGGCGCCGATCTTCGTCGTCGACCCCGCGACGCGCGTCGGCGTCGTGTCCGACGTCGACGACACCGTCATGGTCACGCTGCTGCCGCGCCCGATGCTCGCAGCGTGGAACGCGTTCGTGCTCGACGAGCACGCCCGGCGCCCCGTGCCCGGCATGGCGGTGCTGTACGACCGCGTTCGCCGGGCGAACCCGACCGCGCCCTTCATCTACCTCTCGACCGGCGCGTGGAACGTCGCACCCGCCCTGCGTCGATTCCTGTCGCGGAACCTCTACCCCGCCGGCCCGCTGCTCCTCACCGACTGGGGCCCGACCCACGACCGCTTCTTCCGGTCGGGCCAGGCGCACAAGCGCGCGCAGCTGCGCAGGCTCGTCCGCGACTTCCCCGACATCCGGTGGCTGCTCGTGGGCGACGACGGCCAGCACGACGAGTCCATCTACGCCGCCTTCGCGCAGGAGCATCCGGAGTCGGTCGCGGCGGTCGCGATCCGGCAGCTCTCGCCGCAGGAGGCCGTGCTCGCCGGCGGCCGCAAGCACGAGCGGCAGGACTCGTCGGTGCCGTGGCACTTCGCGCCGAACGGCGGCGGGCTCGAGCGCAGCCTGCGCGACGCCGGCATCCCGCTCGACTGA
- a CDS encoding ABC transporter permease, producing MEFLLSAFRWLLSPDRYAPGALYSIPERLGQHLQITLACVAIAAVVALPLGCWIGHTGKGRQAVIAITSAARAAPALGLLILLVMVLTGPLGSRQASLVGCGVALAVLAIPSILAGTYAGIEAVDRVTVDAARATGMTEWQILTRVELPLAAPVILGGLRAAVLMVVATATIASFAGFGGLGSIIASGIGLNDYDLMLGASILVALLALVLDAALALVQRSAQRARHLG from the coding sequence ATGGAGTTCTTGCTCAGCGCCTTTCGCTGGCTGCTCTCGCCCGATCGCTACGCGCCCGGCGCGCTCTACTCGATCCCCGAGCGGCTCGGGCAGCACCTGCAGATCACGCTCGCCTGCGTCGCGATCGCCGCCGTCGTCGCGCTGCCGCTCGGCTGCTGGATCGGGCACACGGGCAAGGGCAGGCAGGCCGTGATCGCCATCACGAGCGCCGCGCGCGCAGCACCGGCGCTCGGCCTGCTCATCCTGCTGGTCATGGTGCTCACGGGTCCGCTCGGCTCGCGGCAGGCGTCGCTCGTCGGCTGCGGCGTGGCGCTCGCCGTGCTCGCGATCCCGTCGATCCTCGCCGGCACCTACGCGGGCATCGAGGCCGTCGACCGCGTGACGGTGGACGCTGCGCGGGCGACGGGCATGACCGAGTGGCAGATCCTCACGCGCGTCGAGCTGCCGCTCGCCGCGCCCGTCATCCTCGGCGGCCTGCGCGCCGCGGTGCTCATGGTGGTCGCGACCGCGACGATCGCATCCTTCGCGGGCTTCGGCGGCCTCGGATCGATCATCGCCTCCGGCATCGGGCTCAACGACTACGACCTCATGCTCGGCGCCTCGATCCTCGTCGCCCTGCTCGCGCTCGTGCTCGACGCCGCCCTCGCGCTCGTGCAGCGCTCGGCGCAGCGCGCCCGTCACCTGGGCTGA